In Parasedimentitalea marina, the sequence TATGACGCCGGTCAGGACTGGACTATCATCGGCTAGGGCGGCGGCATCAGGGCCAAGGCGGTATGGTTCGCTGGCATCGCGCGGTGGTGTGATAGGTGGCTGCAGAATAATCCGACAGCAACCGATTGCTTTGTGTAAAGGCAGCAACAATCATAGGAGACTGTCCGCAGGCATAGCCGCTCAGCGTTCCCGCACGCCGGATGATACTTTCCGTATGTGGTGGGTCGACGGGTAGGGTGCTCCCAAAGCGTCGAAAACGACATAGTCTGGATTGTTGAAGTACCCTTGTTTTCCACCTGGAGAAAATCCGGGCAAGGTCTCGTCGCGCTCGATCCTGACATCAACGCTTTGGCTTGCGGTAATGTCGAGAGGAGTGATCTCAATCTTCCACCGGCCTGCCCGGGCCAAGTCCGATGCGGATAGGCTTGCAGTTGGGTTTAAGCTAAAAGTAATTAGCCCACGTTGGGTTTCCCCATGTTCAAAACTGTAAGCTAAACGGGCAAGTTCCCTTCCTGTCCCGTCACACAATTGTTGATGCGTATTTCCACCCACCACAACAGGATCACTTGTCGGGCCACCGGGCACTGTGGCGCGGATGCTCACAAAGGGTGGGATTGATGCTGCGCCGCTATAGGGCATCCACATCTGCACGTGGCTAGCGGTTCGGTCATCTGGCTGCGCAACGAAATCGAGCGTTCTTGATTTGCTGCCAGCCCTTTGTCAAATGCCAGTTTGGCATGTATGCGTTGCAGGTTTCCATTGCCGGCAGGTAACACCAATCGCATCTCTTGTTCGAATTTACGCGGTGATTCATCCCCAAGAAACTGCGCGATCACCCGATCTATTGGGCCCGTACCGTCATGGGGTCCACCAAAGTTTCCATAGCTGAAATTCACAACCACCGGAGGTCGTTTTCGGTCAGGTAAACGAAATTGGGCGGCTTGGCGCTGTATTCGTTTGAGCGCCAGTATCAGGCTTGGCAAAGTGCTCTGTCCCGTCGAGTCTTGGGTGACATGTGACGGAAGTAGTGCGCAAATGATCGGGCGGTCGGGCGGTGGTTGTGACATCGAGTAGCCCGTAGCCAACGCCATAACATGGGTCCCATGCGATCTGCGTAATGCAACCGCTGATACCTCGTTGTCATGGGCATCAAACAACCCCACGCTTGCGTAGAACTTCTGCTCGTCCAGCAGATCGTTGGTGGTGCAGGTTTTTAATAGATCGTCAATCGCAGCCTTATCGTAAGTTCTGCCATATGTCTTGTCCCTGCCTGAGCGGTTGGGCTTGACCGTCAGAATATTCGCAAATGCAACGCGGGTCGACGTCAGGCCATCTCGGAACAGGTTGTGCGCAAATGCAATGCTGTCGTCGATAACGGCAGTGATAATTGTGCCCTTAGAAACGGGTATCTTTGCCGAAGGGACCTCTTCGATCTGGGCGCTAAAATCCAAGAGTTCCGGATCGATGATACTGCCCAGGTGCACCCCTGTAACCGAGAAATTTGCTCCGTTCTGATTTAGAGAACTTAGCAAGATCCGCCGCGCAAAAATTGCAACAATTTGACGGCTCGATACTTGTGCGCGGTCATAGTGATCATAGTCGTTGGGGATAAGTAAATCCTGCGGATATGAGGCCAGTACCTGTGCCTCAAAGTCGTTGATACTGATCCCAGACAAGTCAACCAATGCGGACCACCAAATTGACTCGGGGTCGGTGGGGTAATGATTGGTGCTTCGTGACAGACGAAAGTCCGTCACTTGATTGCCTGCGTGCATGTTGCGAACAGTTTTCCAATGCAAGGCCATGCTCACTCCATTTCAAAGAAATTTATGTGCGGTTCAGGGCAGATTGTGGTCAAACGTTTTGCCACTCGCTTTGTGCTTTCTTCCAAAGCCATGCGAGGGGACGCGACACCATTTCAGAGGTCGTTGTTTGATTGACCGCCGTCGCCCACGGATCCGATTTTGGTCCAGAGATTTTGCGTTGAAGATCATCTTCCGCCAGATAAAGTGTGTGCCAATCGAAATCGTCTGCCGCAGGAAATGCCGTGCCATGGAAGTTTGCGCTGGTCAAATGTCCAACAGTCGGATCGCAAAGCGCGTGGATATAGTCCGCCAGAGTGAGGCCCAGAATTGCGCCGACCGCACTGTCCATCGGGAAATGCACCCCGGCAATTGTCCTATTTATCGCAATGCGCGACGCCAAACGCATGCACATCTCCCCAAACACCGTCCTGTCTATATTGCTTTGCATCCGACGAGCGCAGAAGCTTCCATAGTATTCGGGCTGTAATAAAGGCCTCAGTGGCATGCCCGCTAGGCAGTGATCCATGCGTCGGAGTCATGATAACCGGCTGAACTTGAGGCGAAAATTCGACCGGTCGCTTTGCGGCGATACCGTATTTCATGCGCATTCCACAGTAATTTGTGAATCGTAACGCAGCCGATAATAGCTCCAATGTGTATGGTGTTCGTGCAGGGTCCATAAACGCAATGGACGCCAAAAATGGCGAAATCATACTGGTTTGTTGCAAAATTTCAGCGGCCCTGTCGGCCCGCAAATCCGCATAGGCAGTCAGGTATGCCATTTGCTGTTTGAACTGCATTATGGTCGGTGCGGTAAGGGATACTAAGGGAGTATCATGTGGCTTGGGTGGGCCTTCGGCGCCAGTGTCCAGTCGCCAAAGATTGGCGGTTGCAGTGTCGCCTTGGGTCTCAGAAAATGCCACACGTGTGCCCATTTCAAACATAAATAGACTGGCCCGAACATCCGGAGAAAGACGTACAAGGTTTTTGGTGTCATTTGGACTGCCAGGACGAATATCTGGATCAAAATCCAATGGAGCGCCAACAATTCCATCACGTGAATTAAGCAGAGCATCAGCTGTTAGCGGGCTTTCAGTTACACCAAAACTGTTGAAGCTGTTGAAACTATTAAAGCTGTTAAAGCTATTGAAACTGTTAAAGCTATTTTCGGGTGAGCCTTTGGATGAAATAGAAATAGTGGCATCTCCTCAATTTTCATTTTAGAAATTTAGTCAGGATGGAACGCCGATCTCTTGCAAAGTTGCAGCAAATTTCCGGCCAACTTCATATTCGGAGCTCGGTGAGTTTTTCAGCCAACCACTAACAGTTAGCCCAGGTTGTATTATTAATAATTCATTAACTGTATCTTTGGCATCTTTTTCAAGTCCAAAACGTTTCTGAGCCACAGATTTGATCCGTAGAGTGGAGGCATGAGATCGATTTAAACGCAAAGAAGCATCGGCAAGTTCAATTGCCTTTTCCCAATTTTCGGCGGCCAAATAAGCCCCGGAGCCAAGTGCCAAGTAAATGAAACTATGTGGGTCGAGAGGTGCCAGATGCATTGCATGGTCTGTATCTTTGACGGCTTGGACACCTTTGCCTTGAAACGCGTATAGAGTTCCTCGCAGTAGTCTCCCGTACGGATCGTTGGGATTTGCCATTAAAGCGGCGTCGTACCGATCTTTGGCCCGACCGAGATCTCGAAATAGGTTAGTGAACACAGCACCTTCGCTGACCAATGCCAAAGTACACTCCGGATCGACTTCAAGCGCCCGCGACGAAAACTGCAATGCTGCAGCCCCTTGCTCGAATGGAGTGTCAGTCCATCCTTGCTGAACCAACAAGACATACCAGCGTGCGATCCAGGACAGAACGACCGGATGGTCTGGAGTGCGAGCAATCAGTTCATCCAGCATCGCCCGCGCTGTTTGAAAATCTGACCATGACAATCTATGCATGAAGGAAATAGCGGCGTTTAACAGCGAATAATTCTTAAGTGAATGTAGTGGTTTAGATCGAACTTGTATCGCCTCATTTACGCTAATGGCCCTGCGCAAACGGTTCACCACCCTATTGCTAATTTCATCGTTGCCGATCCATTCCTCGAGGGGGAGAGAGAGAGGTTCAGCCCAAAGAACCGTTCCTGAAGTGACATCAACGAACTCAAACTTAACAACAAGGGCTGTGCCGTAGGCGAAACAGTTCCCTGTTAGAACAAAGTCTGCGTTTAAGGCCTTTGCAATGGTCGCCATAGGGGGGGAGACGGCTTGGAAACCAAGCGTTGAAAGTCTCGAGATTACGTTGATGTCGGCGGCTTGCGACAACGCAAAAATTATATCATCGGCCAAAATGGCTCTCAGAGCATTGTTTTCCGGTGATCCATTTCGCATTTTCAGCGGTAGTACTGCCACTGTTGGAAGGACGTCGCCTGCGGCAGTCCGCATGGCCGAGTGACGGGACATCGCGTATGGATGGACCTTAAATGCCCGGACGAAATCGCCTTTCCCATCAGGAACGCATGGGCCGAGATCTTCAAAATCACATTCAAGACTATTGTAAAGGAGATCCCTGATATCAACAGTCACGATCAGGATGTCTGGGTTCAGAGCGTTGGCAAGCGTCCCCAAGGGCACATCTCGTTGAGGTGCCAATACGTCAATTTCCATTCGCAATGGGCCTGCTGACAAGTCAAATGCGCGCTGTGTGAGTGCCTGCGCACAGCGCACCGCCTCAATTGGGGTCGCAAAGGTCAAAATAACGGCGTCATTTTCGATGGGTTGTGTTTTGATTGGCCAGTGGAGGATTGTGACTGGATCAAGAATGTCCACCAACCTGCGCGTAGCCAGAGGCTGAAAGTCCCTGCTTATGTACAAGACAGCTGGCACTTCTTGCGAGCCCCATTGATCAAAATCTATTTTGGGCGTGATGTCAGGATGTCGCCGATCCTCAGCCGTATCGCTGCTCACTGGGGCACCCAAAAGTATATATCCTTGTTTGGGTACCGTACGTAGAATATTCCGGTCGCTGTCTTTCAAATGTTTGCGGATATCTGCGATGCACTGAGTTAAACTATCGTCGGTGACGCTAACATCTGGCCATATGGCAGCAATCAGATCGTTTTTGGTAACCAATTTCCCAAGGTGTTCAGCCAGAATCTTCAGAACATGTGCAGACTGCGGTCTCAGTCGAATAGGACTGCCCGCAAGGTCCGTCAATAAGCGCAATGTGATATTATATCTGCAGATCCCAAGGCGAATTTGATTAGGGCTCGTGGTAACTTCTGGCAATAACATCTCCCTTTAACTATTTGACTTTATTTAGTAATTGATCAATTTTGGATGAGCGACATCAGTAACATGCAAAATAGGCCGCGCGCGCATTGTTTTCATGATTTCAGATAGCAAAGGCAGCTTAGCGCATAATATTTTAAAGCCATCTGCTTGAATATCAACACAACCAAAAGATATTTATACTTTAAGCTGAAGTGAACGCTGTACGAGACCTTTCTAATTCGTAAAGTCCTTCGAATCTAGTGCTGGATCCGCTTAAGGTTGTGCGCTGACCTTGTCCTCGACCGCAATGTTGATAATTCGTCATTGCAAAAGGGCCATTCATCCGACGTTATCGTATGAATGGTGTGAATCGTGCGGATAGTGCTTGCGCAATCCGATATCGCTTTTGGGGTATTGTCGGGCTACTACTGAACACGGGTTGCAAGTAGATGAGGTGTCCCGTCTGTTGTTAGATCCGGGTCGTTAGCCGATATCCCAAATGATAAAATAGCCGCGCGAAAGTGACCGCACGGTTTTCGATCCAAGTTATGCGCTCGGTTGTGAATAGGGCGTCGCCTTCTGAGCTGTCTAGAAATTCAGCGATTTCTTTTGTGGCCCGGCTGGCTGCAAACGTGATTTCGGCATTGGTCAGCGGCACTTCGCTGAGCAACCATTCGTTGGGGCCAACGTCCTTAAAATCAATCTGTGCGGCGCTGCCAACAACTTCGAGGTTTATCCAGCGGTCTTCGAATTGATAGGGTTTGTTGTTGTGATAATGCATGCATTGCAGGTGTAACGCTTGGTCGCCTTCGGACATGGCTAATTTTGCGCGTAGCCAGCTGGGTACGTCGGATTGGACCCGCTTCACCAATGCATATCGATAGACCCCGCCTGTTTGTTCAATCTCGTCGCGGATGACGGGTATATCAAATTTAGCACGCGGTGTTGGCGACAGTTTTACAAGAGTTCCCGCTTTGCGCTTTCGTTCAAGAATTCCTTCTTCGGCAAGTTCGCGCATCGCTCGATTTACAGTTGCACGCGCGCATCCAAACAGTTCGGCCAGCTCAACTTCGCCCGGGATAATGGTGCCAGGGGCCCAAGTGCTGTCGCGGATTGACTGAAGAACCTTTGCCTTTACGGATTGATAACTGACTCTCGCTGCCTGGCCCATGTCTCAACCCTGTATCTCTATTCATAATTGGATTAGGTATATACCTAACGCAAGTCACACTTGAGGCCAAGATGAAGATTATTTCTCCCAATCAGCAGCGGCCTGTGGCATGGAAAAACGGCAATGGAATTACGCGCGAGATTGCGCAATTTCCAGCAAGCCAACCTTATAACTGGCGTCTTAGTATTGCGGAAATGGATGGGCGTGCTGAATTCTCAACATTTCCTGGTTTAAGGCGTGTTCTAACTGTAATTGCCGGGCAGGGGATGGTTTTGGAACACCCACTGGACAGATCGAAGTGAACCCTTACGAACCGGTTGTTTTGATGGCAATCTAAAGGTTGATGCCACGCTCAACGACGGTCCTGTGCAAAACTTCAATCTAATCTATAACCCTGAACGCCTGCGTACGGATTTTCAGGTTCTAACTGGGCGGCACAGCTTGCAGCTGCCGAACTGTCCAGGCCGCACCGTGGTGTTCTATGTTATCCAGGGCAATGCAACCTTTGACGGGTCATCCCTAAGGGGGTGAAACAGCGATTTCGGTTGAGACCGCTGAGACAACTTGTACATTGGAGGCCGGTATAGGAATGCTATTTACTCTAGACAAAATCTAAAGATCTTTCAGCAAGTCCCTAATGGCAGCTTTGTAGTTTCCTGTGATTTCATCGGCGTGAATGTGGTGCCGACCTTGCACCTGGTGGCGTCCGGCAGACCAGACATCTGTCACCACTGAATCCTTTGCGGCAAAGACAAGCCCATCCAACAGCTGATCATCTGACAAAGCGCATAGCGTCGCATCCTGGCTGTCGATCGCCACCAGATCGGCCAGCGCGCCGATTTGGATTTCACCGCTGTTACGACCTATGGCCTGCGCGCCGCCTTTTGCCGCTCCGGTATATAGCGCGCGGCCGGTCGAGCCTGCACCATCGACCAGAACATTTCGTTCCTGATGCTTTAGACGTTGCGAATACTCCAGGGTACGGAGCTCCTCGGTCAGGGAAATATTGACGTTTGAATCCGATCCAATACCAAATGTGCCCTGCGCGGCCAGGTACTCGAATCCGTTGAACGCGCCATCGCCAAGGTTGGCCTCGGTGATTGGGCAAAGCCCGGCAACGGCACCGCTTTTCGCCATATCTGCCGTTTCGTAAGCTGTCATATGGGTTGCGTGGACCAGACACCAAGTGGCGTCCACCTGAGCGTTGTCCAGCAACCATTCAATAGGGCGTGCGCCAAGCGTCGATTTGATTTCTTCGACCTCTTTGACCTGCTCGGCAATGTGAATATGGATCGGGCAATCTGAGTGACGGGCCAGGACATCAGCCAGATCGGCGGGAGAGGTCGCGCGCAGCGAATGCGGGGCGATGCCCACACGGGTGTCGGCATGCGCGCCAGCAATGGCGGTGTTGGATCGGGCGACGATGTCCGAAAATGTGTCAACAGAATTTGAAAACCGCAGTTGCCCGCCTTCAAGGGCGCGGCCGTCTGCCCCACCATAGGTGTAGAGGACCGGCAAGTGGGTTAATCCAATTCCGGTGTCTTTGCGGCCTCGATCACGCGCAGGGAAAGTTCGGCTGGGTCGGCGTAATGCTGCCCTCCTGCCTGGTGATGCACATAATGAAATTCACCAACCGAGGCATAGTACCATTTGCATTTCCATAAAGGTCTGCGCGGCAAAGGCCTGGACGTGCTCAGGTGTGAGGCGGTCCAGAAAGCGATACATCAAAGAGCGCCAGGTCCAAAACTCTCACGTCCTTGGGCTCGGTATTCCGTCATGCCTGCCATTGCCCGTTGAAAGCTGTGGCTATGCAGGTTGGCCAGCGCGGGCAGCAAGCTGTCCACCTGATAGTCACCGGTCTCAGCTGTTGTATTTGGTGTGATCGACTGGATGTGACCATCTTTGACGGTGACGCGAACATTCCGGCTCCAACCGTCCTGACAATAGGCACGTTGCGCAAAAAGTTTCATGGGCATC encodes:
- a CDS encoding HutD family protein; protein product: MPGRGWFWNTHWTDRSEPLRTGCFDGNLKVDATLNDGPVQNFNLIYNPERLRTDFQVLTGRHSLQLPNCPGRTVVFYVIQGNATFDGSSLRG
- a CDS encoding winged helix-turn-helix domain-containing tetratricopeptide repeat protein; this encodes MPEVTTSPNQIRLGICRYNITLRLLTDLAGSPIRLRPQSAHVLKILAEHLGKLVTKNDLIAAIWPDVSVTDDSLTQCIADIRKHLKDSDRNILRTVPKQGYILLGAPVSSDTAEDRRHPDITPKIDFDQWGSQEVPAVLYISRDFQPLATRRLVDILDPVTILHWPIKTQPIENDAVILTFATPIEAVRCAQALTQRAFDLSAGPLRMEIDVLAPQRDVPLGTLANALNPDILIVTVDIRDLLYNSLECDFEDLGPCVPDGKGDFVRAFKVHPYAMSRHSAMRTAAGDVLPTVAVLPLKMRNGSPENNALRAILADDIIFALSQAADINVISRLSTLGFQAVSPPMATIAKALNADFVLTGNCFAYGTALVVKFEFVDVTSGTVLWAEPLSLPLEEWIGNDEISNRVVNRLRRAISVNEAIQVRSKPLHSLKNYSLLNAAISFMHRLSWSDFQTARAMLDELIARTPDHPVVLSWIARWYVLLVQQGWTDTPFEQGAAALQFSSRALEVDPECTLALVSEGAVFTNLFRDLGRAKDRYDAALMANPNDPYGRLLRGTLYAFQGKGVQAVKDTDHAMHLAPLDPHSFIYLALGSGAYLAAENWEKAIELADASLRLNRSHASTLRIKSVAQKRFGLEKDAKDTVNELLIIQPGLTVSGWLKNSPSSEYEVGRKFAATLQEIGVPS
- a CDS encoding GntR family transcriptional regulator translates to MGQAARVSYQSVKAKVLQSIRDSTWAPGTIIPGEVELAELFGCARATVNRAMRELAEEGILERKRKAGTLVKLSPTPRAKFDIPVIRDEIEQTGGVYRYALVKRVQSDVPSWLRAKLAMSEGDQALHLQCMHYHNNKPYQFEDRWINLEVVGSAAQIDFKDVGPNEWLLSEVPLTNAEITFAASRATKEIAEFLDSSEGDALFTTERITWIENRAVTFARLFYHLGYRLTTRI
- a CDS encoding HutD family protein; this translates as MKIISPNQQRPVAWKNGNGITREIAQFPASQPYNWRLSIAEMDGRAEFSTFPGLRRVLTVIAGQGMVLEHPLDRSK